A genomic stretch from Acidobacteriota bacterium includes:
- a CDS encoding 50S ribosomal protein L20: MPRVKRGTKRRAKRKKILERASGYFLTKSKLYRSAKESVERGLKFAYSGRKQKKRQYRSIWIVRINAAAKLNGISYSQFIDGLKKSGVELDRKVLAELAANDAAAFATLAAQAKTALAKSA, encoded by the coding sequence ATGCCTCGCGTAAAACGCGGAACCAAGCGGCGCGCCAAGCGGAAAAAGATTCTTGAGCGCGCCAGTGGATATTTCCTAACTAAATCAAAACTCTATCGCAGCGCCAAAGAGAGTGTGGAGCGCGGACTGAAGTTCGCCTACTCCGGACGCAAGCAGAAGAAGCGCCAGTACCGCTCCATCTGGATCGTGCGCATTAACGCCGCCGCCAAGCTGAACGGCATCAGCTACAGCCAGTTCATCGATGGACTCAAGAAGTCCGGAGTGGAACTGGACCGCAAGGTGCTGGCCGAGCTCGCGGCTAACGACGCGGCTGCGTTTGCGACGCTGGCAGCGCAGGCCAAGACGGCTTTGGCTAAGTCGGCCTAA
- a CDS encoding 50S ribosomal protein L35 produces MPKLKTHSGAAKRFKKTASGRVKRGHAFMRHILTSKKKKTKRRLDLDTLVDKADERKVKRMIPY; encoded by the coding sequence ATGCCGAAACTGAAGACCCATAGTGGCGCTGCTAAGCGCTTCAAGAAGACCGCCAGCGGTCGGGTGAAGCGTGGGCATGCGTTCATGCGCCATATTCTTACTTCGAAGAAGAAGAAGACCAAGCGGCGCCTGGACCTGGATACGTTGGTCGACAAGGCCGACGAGCGCAAAGTGAAGCGCATGATTCCGTACTGA
- a CDS encoding phenylalanine--tRNA ligase subunit alpha — MYTVPKLEDFSPSALDAAARDLKSALEGESAAIASEAEWKILRDRWMARKNGVLTLLNDQWLKAAPAPAKREVGQRVNEVKKIVEEQIDAALTRVSSAVSASRLQQERVDITLPGNRRKLGIEHPLIRTMNEIVEVFKRMGYSVAEGPEVETDYYNFESLNFPPNHPARDTQDTLVIKGQQGKPLRERLLLRTHTSPVQIRAMEKQPPPLRIVVPGKVHRADTADATHSPIFHQVEGLAVDTNITFCDLKGTLDQAAKAMFGSSVKTRFYPSFFPFTEPSADMQISCFKCGGSGRLNGERCGMCKSTGWIEILGSGMVDPNVYGFVDYDPKKYSGFAFGMGVERIAILKYGVDDIQLFYQGDVRFLRQFG, encoded by the coding sequence ATGTACACCGTCCCTAAGCTCGAAGACTTCTCCCCATCCGCTCTCGACGCAGCGGCCCGAGACTTGAAGTCTGCCCTGGAGGGTGAGAGCGCGGCGATCGCCAGCGAAGCTGAGTGGAAGATCCTCCGCGATCGTTGGATGGCGCGCAAAAACGGCGTGCTCACGCTACTCAACGATCAGTGGCTGAAAGCGGCTCCTGCTCCGGCCAAGCGCGAAGTCGGCCAGCGCGTTAACGAAGTCAAAAAGATCGTCGAAGAACAGATCGATGCAGCTCTCACTCGCGTCAGTTCCGCGGTTTCAGCTTCGCGTCTGCAACAGGAACGCGTCGATATCACATTGCCCGGAAACCGGCGCAAGCTTGGCATTGAGCATCCGCTCATACGGACGATGAATGAGATCGTCGAAGTCTTCAAGCGGATGGGATACTCGGTCGCCGAAGGGCCCGAGGTCGAGACCGATTACTACAACTTCGAGTCGCTCAACTTCCCTCCCAACCATCCCGCGCGCGACACGCAGGACACGCTGGTAATCAAAGGGCAGCAAGGCAAGCCGCTGCGCGAGCGCCTGCTGCTGCGCACGCATACTTCACCGGTACAGATTCGCGCCATGGAGAAGCAGCCGCCGCCGCTTCGTATTGTCGTTCCCGGAAAGGTACATCGCGCTGATACGGCTGACGCGACGCACTCGCCGATCTTCCACCAGGTCGAAGGACTTGCCGTCGATACGAATATCACTTTCTGCGATTTGAAAGGCACGCTCGACCAAGCGGCGAAGGCAATGTTCGGATCCAGCGTGAAGACGCGATTCTATCCTTCGTTCTTCCCATTTACGGAACCGAGCGCCGACATGCAGATCTCCTGCTTCAAGTGCGGAGGCAGCGGACGTCTGAACGGAGAACGCTGTGGTATGTGCAAGTCCACCGGTTGGATCGAGATTCTCGGTTCGGGAATGGTGGATCCGAATGTGTATGGTTTCGTCGATTACGATCCAAAGAAATACAGCGGATTTGCGTTTGGCATGGGAGTGGAGCGAATCGCGATTTTGAAGTATGGAGTCGACGACATTCAGCTGTTTTATCAGGGAGATGTCAGGTTTTTAAGGCAGTTTGGGTAA